From the Candidozyma auris chromosome 2, complete sequence genome, the window TTTTGGTGAGAATCTTCAGAGGTGAAGGGGGCGCCGATTTGGATCCACGCTGGGGCCACGCTGGGGGAATGTTGGCGGGGATTTGTTGTGGAGAATTATTTAGAATGATAAGGAAGGGGgatttttcttgaaaaggtAATTCTGTTGATGGCTGGGTGGGGGGCACATGGCCGTGGCGATGGCCACATAAGCGCATATCTGGATGGCCGAAAAAGAAACGGGAGGAGCGGAGGAGGGTTTATCCGTTTGCTGGGACAAATCCGGGATGACTAGTAAGATTTGACTAGTGAGAGGCGCATCATGCACGGCGGAAAAACCTACCCGCCGCGGGACCGAAGTTACCTTTATCTGCACGGCGCCTCGACCGATTTAGCCACAATGGCGCACGACATTGCTCCACGCATGTCGCACAGGACACCATGATTATATGCACACCTCACCATCCCCTTCGTCTATCTCGGGCAGCACCTCGGGCTAAATTTAGAACCCCTCCCGCAGCTCCGTGCTGTATCTCGAAAACCGCAATATTGATGCCGACGCGTTACGTTGCGTTGTTGACATGGCTATATTCCACGATATTGATTTCAAAGCACCATTGGTTGGCCCACCCGTAAGTACTGCGAGGCTTAGCATGCACGGTATTGTGATTTCCTTCGCTGCGTATATTATGTAAGCATTGTTTCGCCGACGGACAGAGGAGCGTCGTCGTCGTGCGGCGGCGTCCATGGGCCGCGTCCGCAACGTGCGTCGGGACACGCGCGATAAGGTCAGGTTCGGGGAGGAGGAAGGGCGGCACGTGACCCCTCACCACGTGACCGGATTATTCCGGCGTGTGTCACGTGAGCAGGTGTCACGATCCCCCTTCTCCCGGTGTTAGATGCGTCATGTCATGCGGCCGCCTCTGTTTGCCACCATGCATGACGCAGCCGTATGCACAGTATGCACGCGCCGCACGTCCCCCCAAAAAGAACCACACacacacaaaaaaaaaaaaaaaaaaaccagAATCTCTTACCCATTCCTGTCTTTTATGCCTATCCCGTGGCCTAAAAACATATATAGAACCCCAATGGTCCTCCTGGCCAAAGTTGCTTTTTCATCGCTTGAAACGGTACCTCCAACCCCGTACCCGTACCTTCTTTTGTCGTGAACTTCCCCATCAAAACGTCAAGCCTGCCGTCCCCACGCTCCCCGTGGATGGCCCGCTGAAGAGATTCGAACGAAAAGTACGTGATTTTCCAGAGAAATTCGTCGCCTGGCGAAGCAGTCACCAGAGAAGTCAAAACCTCGTGCATATTTTTGACTCTGATTTCCGAAACTTGACAGAGTCAAGTTGAGTTGAAGCAAAGAGTGGAAAATGTGAAAAAGTCAGCTTGAGTTGACAAAAGACGAGAAATcgagacttgaagagagaggCAGAAGGCAGAGAAGTCAGGAAGTTGACTCTGATTCGTCAAAGGTACAGAATCTGAGGATGATTCTTTGTCAGTTGAGAAGTCAGAGATCAGCTGATTCTGGGTCAATGGAGGAGTTGTAAACGAGACTTACAGTTTCTCCGAGACCAGCAGTTGAAAATGAGGCGCTAGAGCCAGCAAAAGATTGAAGTCAAAAGATTCATGAAGTCAGcatttttggtgaaaaatCCAGATAGACGCTACAGTTTTATCTGGACGAAGCCGATCTGGCGAGGATTCTGAAGGTTCTGGAGTTGCTGAGAAAGTCATGAATTTGGCGGTCAATGGAGAATCGAGATCTCTGAATGAATTTCGGTTCTGACGACGATTTTTGAATGCCTTTGCAAACTCTGAACGAGATGTTGCTTGTTCTGGAGCTTTGGCGGCATACTTTGAAGACATCGTTCCTCAATTTCCATTGGTGCCTTTTTCAGCAGTGGATTGACATGGTCCTGTTGAGTCAAATGACTCAATTGGTCCATTGAAGCCACAGCGTGACGTGAATTTCAGATTCCGGCTTCAGAAGACCGTCACAATTTGACTTTGAAATGTGGATTTGCTTCAACAGCAGATTCGACCTTGAGTTGAATTTCTGACGCTGAACCTGCTGAGGTTGACTGAATCTGCTGATTTTGGCTGAATCTGGAAATTGACTCAATTGACCAATCTGCTTCAACTGCTTTCTGAACGCTTCAGCTGATTTCTGACAACCATTGATTTCTGATTTCCTCCGCCTCAACTGACTAGCTCAGTCAAGCTCGTAGCCTCGCTTGACTTCGTTGACTTCGTTTAAATCCCCATACTAACCCCAGATGAGCTGGAACTGGCCCTACAAAAATCAACCCAACAACTCCCTCCATCCGAATCTGCTCCCCACAAACCCCAATTTATCCTCCCAGCTGCTAAATTCCCTGCAAGATCCCCTCTACACCTATGGCGTTCCTTCAAAGTTCCCCAGACCGTCTTTTGACGACTCTCGTCCTCCCAGCATCCCATGTACCTGCCCAACCCGCTAGCAAACCCCGAACCCCAGTCGACGCCCCCCCACCCTACAAAATATCCCCACGGCGAGATAATGCAGTATCCCGGGCCCAACTCCACTAATTCAGCGTTTGCCCCGGATTTTCTGGAAAACTGGGACTCGCTGGTCGACACCAGCAAGAAAGACGGCGTGGGCAAGCCGCGTCGAAGCTCCTCAGACGCCCTGTCGTCGCTGAAATCCGCTTCAGACACCCAATCCAAACCTCGCTCGGCTGGAGTGACCAAAAGATCCCGCATGGGCTGTTTGACGTGCCGACAGCGGAAGAAACGGTGCTGTGAAACACGTCCCAAGTGCTCGGAGTGCTCGAGGCTACGGTTGAACTGTGTTTGGCCGAAACCGGGCACCGAGCATAAGAACAAGAGCAAAGAGGTCAAGAGCCAGGAAAACACCATTGACCACGATGTTTACGGGAAGATCAAGGTTCTCCGGGGCATTGTCGAGTACCGAAGTCATTGAGAGGTTTTGGGACGTTGGGAGGTTTTGGGACGTTGTGGATTTCGATTTCACTACCTTTTAGATTACGTATTCATTTTTGGATACGTCCTGACGTTTTTAGACGTCCTTACGTTTTCAGACGTCTTGAAATTCGACTTTGGTCTAAAGACTTTGGTCTAAGACTCTTGTTTAGAGACGTTTTTGCATTCACAAAGTCCAAAAAGGAATTTGATattttcagcttcttgGGACTTGGTATTTTGGAGCCTGGAGCCCTTCAGCACTCAGGAGTTAGAACTGCCTCTGGCACACGTAGATTGCCATCTTGTATAATAGGTTGTTTTGAATACATAGATTGATGTTCAGTCAGGGTAGAATTagaagtgaagaagttggaagctgttgcaaagaagcagttgcaaagaagcagttgcaaagaagcagttgcaaagaaacagttgcaaagaaacagttgcaaagaaacagttgcaaagaaacagtTGCAAAGCTAATCCCACACAGAGGCCTATCCAAGATTAGTATATCTGCAGAGATCAAAAGATACAAAGGAGGAATCGTTGATTTAAAAATTGAATGCTGGAGAAGTGGTCAGTGAAAATCGGTGACCTAggaaatcgaaaaaaaaaaaaggcaaaaatCGGTGAAGGACGAAACCACACAACCTTGGACACCTTGGAAACCTCCACGCCAGTTGCTCCAAGCAAGGTTTGCTGGAAACAGTGGCACTTTTCCGAGATTCTGCCGCTGGGAGAGATTCTCTTTGAAAAGGCCCATGTATTGTGGATTATTCATGAAGGTGCCCagacaaaagcaaaatacaactttctcaacaagCCAGAAGCCAGGCTCTGGCAAGCCGGAAGCCATGCTCTGGCTTCAGCAGTTTCTGGCTCCACTTAGCCCCTTGCACGTTTCAGGGTTGCCCACAAACGCAAGGCGTCACCTTCCAGCAAACATGTAAGGTTGCTTAAAGGAATCCCGGAGGAGGAgggagagagagaaaacaagaagaaacctagagaaaattggagaaaaagacagTATTATTtatttaatttttttttcttttttattttcttaTTATAATTTTATTTTCATTATTATGATTTTATTTatccatttcttcctcttcttcttcctcttcctcttcctcctcttcttcttctctcgtCAAATTCTTGGGCGGCTATCTAAACACGTCGTCAGCGTTTGCGTTGGCGAACACACCCAGCGGTTTAAGCGACGGGACCTTGCAAGCCCTCGGCTGGCTGTCGGTTGCGTTTAGCCGCTGGACGTAGTGCTTTTCCAGAGTTTAGGCTGCTGCAACAAATCTGACCACCTTTGCTGGCACACTTTGCAGAATTGCACAACAAAAGGAGGcagaaaaacaaaaacgTTGCGTGGGGGAAAAACGGAAACAGCTTGCTCTGTGTTGTTTGGCTGGAATTTTCTGGAGTTGCTAGCTTTGCTAGCTTTGCTAGCTTTGTTGCAaattgctgcaaattgCTAAGGTTCAAGCTGTGATGTCATTGTGGCCATTAAACTTTCCTTAACCTTCGCCTGGGCGGTTTAGTGGAAAAAAATCGACGGCTATGCGTGCATTTGGTCTTGCAATGGCAGTATGTTTTGCCAGGAAAGTGGCACTTTTGCGTTTGCAGCTTGctttgtggagaaaatcGTGCTCTTGTGGATTTTGGGCAGAATCGGTGGGAATTGGAGCCGAACACAATCAGCAACTGGGGAATCCTGGAATTCCTGGAGTTCCTGGAGTTCCTGGAGGCCTTTAGCCGCTAGAAGGAACACTCTTTTAGGAATTCAGGCGGGCATACACCGTTCAGGCAATTTTCAAGCGCTTTTCATGTTCAAGCGGATCCAAGAAGTATCGAGCTTTCCAGGAACCTTTGGAGCTTCCTGGCATTCTTCCTAAAATAGAATTTTTCCAACACCCTCCAGTGCTTTTGTGAATTCCCACTTTTACTCTCACACTTCACGCTATGTTCTTGCTTCATGTACTTCGCTAGTTAGCACTTCCCCACGCTGAAATAGCCTTTCTGAAGGTGATCTGAGAGTTCTCAGTATTCTAACCAAAATAACTAGCACAAACTCTTATTCAAGCGTTATTGCTGTCGGAAGCTTTTGAGGATCTCCGGACAATGGACGATTTTCGTCAACAATGCGATTCAGTCACTTGAACAAAGGCGCTTTTTGCTTGCCCAATGGGAATCGAAGCCTTTTGAAGCAAAGAGATGCAATTTGGATGTTTGAAGCTGTTTTGTGACTGAAAGTTGCGAGAAGTTGGAAGTCGGTAGAAAATCTGGGAAGATAAGGGTAGACTTCAATCGAAAAAGCGTGGAAAGTACCTTATTGTGCATTTGATTTAGGTTATT encodes:
- the CZF1 gene encoding DNA-binding transcriptional regulator UME6; its protein translation is MYSPNPLANPEPQSTPPHPTKYPHGEIMQYPGPNSTNSAFAPDFSENWDSSVDTSKKDGVGKPRRSSSDASSSSKSASDTQSKPRSAGVTKRSRMGCLTCRQRKKRCCETRPKCSECSRLRLNCVWPKPGTEHKNKSKEVKSQENTIDHDVYGKIKVLRGIVEYRSH